The Acinetobacter defluvii genome includes a region encoding these proteins:
- the fabZ gene encoding 3-hydroxyacyl-ACP dehydratase FabZ: protein MTESKSLPFTVPELPMQTQTIREYLPHRYPFLLVDRVTEVTENGIVGYKNVSINEEFMQGHFPGYPIMPGVLIVEAMAQISGVLGFIMNNEKPRPGSLFLFAGAEKVRFKKQVVPGDQLVLKSELLMQKRGIYKYLCTASVDGMVAATAEIIISHQKLEQA, encoded by the coding sequence ATGACTGAGTCTAAATCTCTACCTTTCACGGTTCCTGAATTACCTATGCAAACCCAAACGATTCGTGAGTATTTACCACATCGTTATCCATTTTTGCTTGTAGATCGTGTAACAGAAGTCACAGAAAATGGCATTGTTGGCTATAAAAATGTGTCCATCAATGAAGAATTTATGCAAGGTCATTTTCCTGGCTATCCGATTATGCCAGGAGTATTGATCGTTGAAGCGATGGCGCAAATTTCAGGTGTATTAGGTTTTATCATGAATAATGAAAAACCAAGACCTGGTTCATTGTTTTTGTTTGCTGGTGCTGAGAAGGTGCGTTTCAAAAAACAAGTCGTTCCAGGTGACCAACTTGTGCTAAAATCTGAATTACTTATGCAAAAACGTGGCATTTACAAATATTTATGTACTGCTAGTGTAGACGGCATGGTAGCAGCAACTGCTGAAATTATCATCTCTCATCAAAAATTAGAGCAGGCATGA
- the lpxA gene encoding acyl-ACP--UDP-N-acetylglucosamine O-acyltransferase → MSNKDLIHSTAIIDATAQIAADVEIGPYCIIGPNVSIDSGTKLHSHVVVGGFTRIGKDNEIFQFASVGEVCQDLKFQGEETWLEIGDANKIREHCSLHRGTVQDHGLTKIGSHNLLMVNTHVAHDCQIGDHNIFANNVGIAGHVHIGDYVVIGGNSGIHQFCKIDSYSMIGGASLILKDVPAYVMVSGNPAHAFGMNVEGMRRKGWSKNVIQGLREAFKLIYKDNLTTEQAIAKITADILPEVPEAQRLLDSLIQSKRGIVR, encoded by the coding sequence ATGAGTAACAAAGATTTAATTCATTCTACCGCTATTATTGACGCTACTGCACAGATTGCTGCTGATGTAGAAATTGGACCGTATTGTATTATTGGACCGAATGTTAGCATTGATTCTGGTACTAAGCTTCATTCTCATGTTGTGGTAGGTGGCTTTACACGCATTGGTAAAGATAACGAAATTTTTCAGTTTGCAAGTGTGGGTGAAGTATGCCAAGACCTTAAGTTTCAAGGTGAAGAAACTTGGTTAGAAATAGGCGATGCAAATAAAATTCGTGAACATTGTAGCTTACATCGTGGTACAGTTCAGGATCATGGCTTAACCAAGATTGGTAGTCATAATTTGCTTATGGTCAATACGCACGTTGCACATGACTGTCAGATCGGTGATCATAATATCTTTGCTAATAATGTTGGAATAGCAGGGCATGTCCACATTGGTGATTATGTGGTTATTGGTGGAAACTCTGGGATTCATCAATTTTGTAAGATCGATTCTTATAGCATGATTGGTGGGGCGTCTTTGATTTTAAAAGATGTGCCTGCTTATGTGATGGTTTCTGGTAATCCTGCTCACGCATTTGGGATGAATGTCGAAGGCATGCGTCGCAAAGGTTGGTCGAAAAATGTGATTCAAGGTTTACGTGAAGCATTTAAATTGATTTATAAAGACAATTTAACTACTGAACAAGCAATTGCAAAAATCACAGCAGATATTTTGCCTGAAGTTCCAGAAGCGCAGCGATTATTAGACTCTTTAATCCAATCAAAACGTGGTATTGTTCGTTAA
- a CDS encoding YbgF trimerization domain-containing protein, with protein sequence MMLKKHALLSIALLSSATLYAIPIESRGLSNQDSTGNISGSPTPITGNMNWDLMQKNQQLENQIRELRGKIEEQDNAIEQLNKELTNRYTDLDQRLELMAQKLDADTGTTDESSPDATPEAQPPSDPNTSTPNQAPIATTPNSQSTTEAPTQETVNTSNTADLEKAAYTVALDAYKQGGAKKAIEPMQNFIKNNPNGIYTGNAYFWLAEFNLAIEPPNYKEAKKNYEIVAAKYANSSKAPRALYRLYSIAMEVNKNPQTANVYKNKLLTAFPNSEEATYLKKS encoded by the coding sequence ATTATGCTAAAAAAGCATGCGCTCCTTTCAATCGCACTTTTAAGTTCAGCGACTTTGTATGCTATTCCTATTGAATCTAGAGGTTTGAGTAATCAAGACTCAACAGGCAACATTTCTGGTTCCCCTACGCCTATTACTGGAAATATGAACTGGGATTTAATGCAAAAAAATCAACAATTAGAAAATCAAATTCGTGAACTACGTGGCAAGATTGAAGAACAAGACAATGCGATTGAACAGCTCAACAAAGAACTGACAAACCGTTATACGGATTTAGATCAGCGTTTAGAATTGATGGCACAAAAATTAGATGCTGATACTGGCACAACAGATGAAAGTAGTCCTGATGCAACACCAGAAGCTCAACCTCCATCTGATCCAAACACGTCTACCCCAAATCAAGCGCCTATTGCAACTACACCAAACTCGCAAAGTACAACCGAAGCTCCCACTCAAGAAACCGTGAATACCAGTAATACTGCTGATTTAGAAAAAGCAGCTTATACTGTTGCTTTGGATGCTTATAAACAAGGTGGCGCTAAAAAAGCCATTGAGCCAATGCAAAATTTTATTAAAAATAATCCGAATGGCATTTATACAGGCAATGCATATTTTTGGTTAGCTGAGTTCAACTTAGCCATCGAACCACCAAACTATAAAGAAGCCAAAAAAAATTATGAAATCGTTGCTGCAAAATACGCAAATTCATCTAAAGCACCACGTGCCTTATACCGTTTATATAGCATCGCAATGGAGGTAAATAAAAACCCTCAAACTGCAAATGTCTATAAAAACAAACTATTAACTGCATTTCCTAACTCAGAAGAAGCCACTTATTTAAAGAAAAGCTAA
- a CDS encoding transposase translates to MYEGKLCVVSLFDSKVNSDLFHFWVDEFLLPELPSNSVIVMDNVAFHKRQDIQDLLIQHGHQIL, encoded by the coding sequence ATCTATGAGGGTAAGTTATGTGTAGTTAGTTTATTTGATAGCAAAGTAAATTCGGATCTATTTCATTTTTGGGTAGATGAGTTTTTATTACCTGAATTACCATCGAATAGTGTAATTGTCATGGATAATGTGGCATTCCATAAACGACAAGATATACAAGATTTATTAATTCAACATGGGCATCAAATACTTTGA
- a CDS encoding GatB/YqeY domain-containing protein, which translates to MTTLKNQITDVLKAAMRAKEMDKLTVIRGLQAAIKQIEVDERIELDDTQVLAVIEKQIKQRKESVKAFLGANREDLASKEQAEIEVLSQFLPEAMSEDELDSLIAQTIEAQGATSMKDMGKVMNSLRPIIAGRADPAQVSSKIKAKLA; encoded by the coding sequence ATGACTACTTTAAAAAACCAAATCACTGACGTTTTAAAAGCCGCTATGCGTGCAAAAGAAATGGATAAGTTAACGGTAATACGTGGTCTACAGGCAGCAATCAAGCAAATCGAAGTCGATGAGCGCATAGAGCTTGACGATACTCAGGTTCTTGCGGTCATTGAAAAGCAAATCAAACAACGCAAAGAGTCGGTTAAAGCCTTTTTAGGGGCTAATCGCGAAGATTTAGCTAGTAAAGAACAAGCCGAAATTGAGGTGTTATCTCAGTTTCTACCTGAAGCTATGTCAGAGGACGAGCTTGATTCTCTCATTGCGCAAACAATTGAAGCGCAAGGTGCTACTAGCATGAAAGATATGGGTAAGGTGATGAATTCTCTACGTCCGATCATAGCCGGACGTGCCGATCCTGCACAAGTATCGAGTAAAATCAAAGCAAAACTTGCTTAA
- the rpsU gene encoding 30S ribosomal protein S21, with product MPQVKLKEGEPVDVAIRRFKRSCEKAGVLADVRKREFYEKPTQERKRKKAAAVKRYQKKLARESVRTTRLY from the coding sequence ATGCCACAAGTTAAATTGAAAGAAGGCGAACCAGTAGACGTAGCTATCCGTCGTTTCAAACGTTCATGCGAAAAAGCAGGTGTTCTTGCTGACGTTCGTAAACGTGAATTCTACGAAAAACCTACTCAAGAACGTAAACGTAAAAAAGCTGCTGCTGTTAAACGCTACCAAAAGAAATTGGCGCGTGAATCAGTACGTACTACTCGCCTTTACTAA
- the tsaD gene encoding tRNA (adenosine(37)-N6)-threonylcarbamoyltransferase complex transferase subunit TsaD gives MIVLGLETSCDETGLALYDSELGLRGQVLYSQIKLHAEYGGVVPELASRDHVRKLIPLINQLLEKSNVNKSEIDAVAYTRGPGLMGALMTGALFGRTLAFALNKPAIGVHHMEGHMLAPLLSAQPPEFPFVALLVSGGHTQLMAAHGIGEYEILGESIDDAAGEAFDKVAKMLKLPYPGGPNISRLAEQGDKNTFEFPRPMLHQGLQFSFSGLKTAVSVQLKKLEGENRDADIAASFQEALVDTLVKKSIKALKQTGLKRLVIAGGVSANKRLRERLEADLAKIKATVYYAEPALCTDNGAMIAFAGYQRLRAGQKDGLSVTTTPRWPMTELSKPESC, from the coding sequence ATGATCGTTCTTGGCTTAGAAACGTCTTGTGATGAAACAGGATTAGCGCTTTATGACAGTGAACTCGGTTTAAGAGGGCAAGTACTGTATAGCCAGATCAAATTGCATGCTGAGTATGGTGGTGTTGTTCCTGAACTTGCATCTCGTGATCATGTAAGAAAGCTAATTCCATTGATTAATCAATTGCTTGAGAAAAGCAATGTAAACAAATCTGAGATCGATGCTGTGGCTTATACGCGTGGGCCGGGTCTTATGGGCGCATTGATGACAGGCGCATTGTTTGGTCGCACATTGGCATTTGCACTGAATAAGCCTGCAATCGGTGTGCATCATATGGAAGGTCATATGCTTGCACCACTTTTATCTGCTCAACCACCAGAATTTCCGTTTGTCGCTTTATTGGTTTCGGGTGGACATACTCAACTGATGGCAGCACATGGCATTGGAGAATATGAAATATTAGGCGAATCGATTGATGATGCAGCAGGTGAAGCCTTTGATAAAGTGGCAAAAATGTTGAAGTTACCTTATCCAGGTGGGCCCAATATTTCCCGTTTAGCAGAACAAGGTGATAAAAATACCTTTGAATTTCCACGTCCAATGTTGCACCAAGGTCTGCAATTTTCTTTTAGTGGTCTAAAAACTGCCGTTTCGGTTCAACTGAAAAAATTAGAGGGTGAAAATCGGGATGCGGATATTGCAGCATCATTTCAAGAAGCATTGGTGGATACTTTGGTGAAAAAATCTATCAAAGCTTTAAAACAAACAGGTTTAAAACGCTTGGTGATTGCTGGTGGTGTCAGTGCCAATAAGCGTTTACGTGAACGTCTTGAGGCAGATTTAGCCAAAATCAAAGCGACTGTTTATTATGCAGAACCTGCTTTATGTACGGATAATGGTGCAATGATTGCTTTTGCGGGGTATCAGCGTTTAAGAGCAGGACAGAAAGATGGTTTGTCAGTTACCACCACGCCACGTTGGCCGATGACTGAATTAAGCAAGCCTGAATCGTGTTAA
- a CDS encoding Imm51 family immunity protein: MNIENFKEIIPPFFWVKHENSCSICLSDLNFQSQIFQSRVDESVEGNGYDWASLASIYVDKQLPEIG; the protein is encoded by the coding sequence ATGAATATTGAGAATTTTAAAGAAATTATTCCCCCCTTCTTTTGGGTAAAACATGAAAATAGCTGCTCTATATGTTTAAGTGATTTAAATTTCCAATCGCAAATTTTTCAAAGTCGTGTTGATGAAAGTGTCGAAGGCAATGGTTATGATTGGGCATCATTGGCTAGTATTTATGTAGACAAACAACTTCCTGAGATTGGTTGA
- a CDS encoding esterase-like activity of phytase family protein: MKQQLLALSILTTMILVGCGNDKDNTNTNSTKPEPSKPLTLEQTLKFADKNCWLGGTAKSSGLDLNANGKLDTNEIQKTENVCLTENVFAHGVRLNYEVMDIKGIVDGAKAGNHIEFRRGGFGSDLVAHPTEKNQFYALTDRGPNADYNLNKDNGKMFPDPSYTPRIGLFEVQSDGTVKKLKEILLKDRTGKNITGLPNLNFGATKEAAYDRYGKLLQQQTDEYGLDPEGIVALTDGTFWVSDEYGPHIVHYDATGKEIDRINAFAEDNRRIGGYLLPAEFSKRRPNRGMEGLTITPDGKTLVGIMQSTMDNPDSSTNKSDLTRIVTIDLASKVIKQYLYKQEGGAKAYSNSAITALSNTSFLVLERDGDFYKDNPDVFKRVYKIDLRHATNLEEVKETAQIKQDQKLGLTIDGLTLEQYVLAKGWDGLKALNIVPPSKILTLDMNQQVKFPHDKMEGLWLIDQQRLALINDDDFALWVNKGVLEQKYLDKDKKVIDGNTLYIVDGLDLKPIP; the protein is encoded by the coding sequence ATGAAACAACAGCTTTTGGCGCTCTCAATTTTAACGACAATGATTTTGGTCGGGTGTGGAAATGATAAGGATAATACAAATACTAATTCAACAAAGCCAGAACCATCAAAGCCATTAACTCTTGAGCAAACACTTAAATTTGCAGATAAAAATTGCTGGTTGGGTGGAACTGCTAAATCGAGTGGTTTGGATTTAAATGCGAATGGTAAGTTAGATACAAATGAAATTCAAAAAACAGAAAATGTGTGTTTAACAGAAAATGTATTTGCCCATGGCGTGCGTTTAAATTATGAAGTGATGGACATTAAAGGCATCGTAGACGGTGCTAAAGCAGGCAATCACATCGAGTTTCGTCGTGGAGGTTTTGGTTCAGACTTGGTGGCTCATCCAACTGAAAAAAATCAATTTTATGCACTGACAGATCGTGGTCCAAATGCAGATTATAATTTAAATAAAGACAATGGGAAAATGTTCCCAGATCCAAGCTATACGCCACGCATTGGTTTGTTTGAAGTACAAAGCGATGGTACTGTCAAAAAACTCAAAGAAATTTTATTAAAAGATCGCACAGGCAAAAATATCACAGGGTTGCCTAATCTCAACTTTGGTGCGACCAAAGAAGCGGCTTATGATAGGTATGGAAAACTCCTCCAACAACAAACTGATGAATATGGTTTAGATCCTGAAGGAATCGTGGCATTAACGGATGGTACATTTTGGGTGAGTGATGAATATGGTCCGCACATTGTACATTATGATGCGACAGGTAAAGAAATAGACCGTATCAATGCTTTTGCAGAGGATAATCGCCGTATTGGAGGGTATCTGTTACCTGCTGAATTTTCAAAGCGCCGTCCAAATCGTGGTATGGAAGGTTTAACCATCACACCTGATGGCAAGACACTGGTCGGAATTATGCAATCCACAATGGATAATCCTGACAGTAGCACAAATAAATCGGACTTAACCCGTATCGTGACGATTGATTTGGCGAGCAAAGTCATAAAACAATATCTGTATAAACAAGAGGGCGGTGCAAAGGCATATTCTAACTCTGCGATTACCGCTTTAAGTAATACTTCATTCTTAGTACTTGAACGTGATGGCGATTTTTATAAAGACAATCCAGATGTCTTTAAGCGTGTTTATAAAATCGATCTACGTCATGCGACCAATTTAGAAGAGGTCAAAGAAACTGCGCAAATTAAACAAGATCAGAAACTAGGATTGACTATTGATGGGTTAACTTTAGAGCAATATGTTTTAGCAAAAGGTTGGGATGGCTTGAAAGCTCTGAATATTGTACCGCCTAGCAAAATCTTAACTTTAGACATGAATCAGCAAGTTAAATTTCCCCATGACAAAATGGAAGGTTTATGGTTAATTGATCAACAGCGTTTGGCTTTAATTAATGATGATGATTTTGCACTTTGGGTCAATAAAGGCGTGCTTGAGCAGAAATATTTAGATAAAGATAAAAAAGTGATTGATGGAAATACGCTCTATATTGTGGATGGTTTAGATTTAAAACCAATCCCTTAA
- the chrA gene encoding chromate efflux transporter → MSNITQNKFSNFYIFMTFLRLGCIAFGGPAAHIVLFHNYLIKKLSWLDEQEYFKVLALAQIIPGPTSSQVGITLGYLKNGYSGAFCAWLGFTLPSAILMAGAAWLGQYFFENLNLYFFHIIQLIVLAVVFWAFWQMLRSLCHHVWQYIVMLFSAVFIYAVPLSANQIIVILLAALLGLLLAQEKPKQNEVKNTQFQLKSSKAYLWLILFALPFLLFPILNHVHPSLFIQAFAGFYRSASLVFGGGHIVLPLLHQDFVATGLISNEKFDLGYAIAQLMPGPLFSFASYLGALLPFTSSILINASLATIMIYLPSFVLVFGTLPYWSWLMQQQKIYKAIQGINAAVVGLLLCLIIQMTEKYIVQWLDVVFVMMVILLLKTKLPVWLTLIASFMSYYFYLNNFVMP, encoded by the coding sequence ATGTCCAATATCACCCAAAATAAGTTTTCAAATTTTTATATTTTTATGACCTTTTTAAGGTTAGGCTGCATTGCATTTGGTGGACCTGCAGCACATATTGTTTTATTTCATAATTATTTGATCAAGAAGTTATCTTGGTTGGATGAGCAAGAATATTTTAAAGTTTTGGCATTGGCGCAAATCATTCCAGGACCCACCAGTAGTCAAGTAGGGATCACCCTAGGTTATTTAAAAAATGGCTACTCAGGGGCATTTTGTGCTTGGTTAGGTTTTACTTTACCTTCTGCGATCTTGATGGCAGGCGCAGCATGGTTGGGACAATATTTTTTTGAAAACCTAAATTTATACTTTTTTCATATTATTCAACTAATTGTATTGGCTGTGGTATTTTGGGCATTTTGGCAAATGTTACGCAGCCTTTGTCATCATGTTTGGCAATATATTGTCATGTTATTTTCAGCAGTTTTTATTTATGCTGTGCCATTATCTGCCAATCAAATTATTGTTATCTTGCTTGCTGCACTATTAGGATTATTGTTAGCGCAAGAAAAACCCAAGCAAAATGAGGTTAAAAATACCCAATTTCAACTAAAAAGTTCTAAAGCTTATTTGTGGTTAATTTTATTTGCTTTACCATTTTTATTATTTCCTATTTTAAATCATGTACATCCATCATTATTTATACAAGCTTTTGCAGGTTTTTATCGCTCAGCCTCTTTGGTTTTTGGTGGTGGACATATTGTTTTACCCTTATTGCATCAGGATTTTGTTGCGACAGGTTTAATCTCAAATGAAAAATTTGATTTAGGTTATGCGATTGCACAGTTAATGCCAGGACCTTTGTTTAGTTTTGCCAGTTATTTGGGGGCATTATTACCGTTTACATCATCGATTTTAATCAATGCAAGTCTTGCGACCATCATGATTTATTTGCCTTCATTTGTATTGGTTTTTGGAACTTTGCCCTATTGGTCTTGGTTGATGCAACAGCAAAAAATCTATAAAGCTATTCAAGGAATCAATGCCGCAGTGGTGGGTTTATTATTGTGCTTGATCATACAAATGACTGAAAAATATATTGTGCAATGGTTGGATGTGGTATTTGTCATGATGGTGATTTTATTATTAAAAACGAAACTGCCTGTCTGGTTAACACTGATCGCAAGTTTTATGAGTTATTATTTTTATTTAAATAATTTTGTTATGCCATAA
- a CDS encoding ATP-binding protein encodes MASFDLPHSLIQSLSTVLEQLKHVLPEPKQETDFSAPAYRWQDKQLKPIYQPKAMHLDDLKGIERQRDKILQNTEQFLNGFPANDILLTGSRGTGKSSIVRALLTKYRDQGLRLIEIERDDLSDLPEIQKIIENRPEKFIVYCDDLAFNAEDENYRSLKSVLDGSLQSGSSNFIIYATSNRRHLLPEFMHENTPVTKVDVPQYKELHPQEAIEEKISLSDRFGLWLSFYPMDQNLYLEIVEHYLAKENMPFDDATRAEALRWCQSRGQRSGRAAYQFSKHWIGSEKLKAL; translated from the coding sequence ATGGCATCTTTTGATTTACCTCATTCTCTGATCCAATCACTTTCAACCGTGCTTGAGCAACTTAAGCACGTACTCCCTGAACCAAAACAAGAAACTGATTTTTCTGCACCTGCTTATCGTTGGCAAGACAAACAACTGAAACCGATTTATCAACCCAAAGCAATGCACTTAGACGATTTAAAAGGCATTGAACGCCAGCGTGATAAAATTTTGCAAAATACAGAACAGTTTTTAAATGGGTTTCCAGCCAATGATATTTTGCTCACAGGTTCTCGTGGGACGGGTAAATCGTCCATTGTACGGGCTTTATTAACCAAATATCGTGATCAAGGCTTGCGTTTGATTGAAATTGAACGTGATGATTTATCTGATTTACCTGAAATTCAAAAAATTATTGAAAATCGCCCTGAAAAATTTATCGTATATTGTGATGATTTGGCATTTAATGCAGAAGATGAGAATTATCGAAGCCTAAAAAGTGTTTTAGATGGTTCATTACAGTCAGGTTCAAGCAATTTTATTATTTATGCGACCAGTAATCGCCGCCATTTATTGCCTGAATTTATGCATGAAAATACCCCTGTCACCAAAGTCGATGTTCCTCAATATAAAGAGTTACACCCGCAGGAAGCAATTGAGGAAAAAATTTCTTTATCAGACCGTTTTGGATTATGGTTGTCTTTTTATCCCATGGATCAAAACCTGTATTTAGAGATCGTTGAGCACTATTTAGCAAAAGAAAACATGCCTTTCGATGATGCAACTCGTGCTGAAGCACTACGTTGGTGTCAAAGTCGTGGACAACGCTCTGGTCGTGCAGCGTATCAATTTTCTAAACATTGGATTGGTTCAGAGAAATTAAAAGCCTTATGA